A DNA window from Deltaproteobacteria bacterium contains the following coding sequences:
- a CDS encoding NUDIX hydrolase — MIAPVRTTRFRTVRCIIRQGDRFLLVIHRGARAAARRWGLPGGRMEERESFEDTARREIREELGIILGPLIEVGEYRYKGARHKVLGTEYVEPIIVFHRAELRKIGWHTLEEVVALARAGNLHAGFEHHAIGDFVRQITTERGTRE; from the coding sequence TTGATAGCACCCGTGCGCACGACTCGCTTCCGCACCGTCCGCTGCATCATTCGCCAGGGAGATCGGTTTCTCCTCGTGATTCACCGTGGGGCGCGGGCGGCGGCTCGGAGATGGGGTCTACCCGGCGGACGCATGGAGGAGCGTGAGAGCTTCGAGGACACGGCGCGGCGCGAGATCCGAGAGGAGTTGGGGATCATCCTCGGGCCGCTGATCGAAGTCGGCGAGTATCGCTACAAGGGCGCGCGGCACAAGGTGCTTGGAACGGAATACGTGGAGCCCATCATCGTCTTTCATCGTGCCGAGTTGCGGAAGATCGGCTGGCACACTCTGGAGGAGGTCGTGGCGCTGGCACGTGCAGGCAATCTGCACGCCGGCTTCGAGCACCACGCCATCGGTGACTTCGTCCGCCAGATCACGACCGAGCGCGGAACGCGGGAATAG
- a CDS encoding PaaI family thioesterase produces MATKKSLSAERKPGGAVASDADSLLRRRPWWTSDPSRLVGRGHPAGDFLEAYEWTVTERRKGFLRIAAHVPAHVKNPRGQLFGGFTPTYVDMVALMTVRAGEEPGSPRHWLATTNMRIDYFEPVVGPRFVIESELIKARGRLRFVQTRFLDEAATLLVFAVTTMREVDLTRKLGDV; encoded by the coding sequence ATGGCGACAAAGAAGTCCTTGAGCGCCGAGCGTAAACCTGGCGGCGCTGTGGCGTCGGACGCGGACAGCCTCTTGCGTCGGCGACCGTGGTGGACCAGCGATCCGTCGCGTCTGGTCGGACGCGGTCATCCCGCAGGTGATTTCCTCGAAGCTTACGAGTGGACCGTCACCGAGCGGCGCAAGGGATTTCTTCGCATCGCCGCGCACGTCCCCGCACACGTCAAGAATCCTCGCGGTCAACTCTTCGGTGGCTTCACGCCGACGTATGTCGACATGGTAGCACTGATGACCGTGCGCGCCGGCGAGGAACCCGGCTCACCGCGGCACTGGCTGGCAACCACCAACATGCGCATCGATTACTTCGAACCGGTCGTCGGTCCACGCTTCGTCATCGAGAGCGAGTTGATCAAGGCGCGCGGTCGGTTGCGTTTCGTGCAAACGCGCTTCCTCGACGAAGCGGCCACGTTGCTGGTCTTCGCGGTAACGACGATGCGCGAGGTGGATCTGACCCGAAAACTCGGCGACGTGTAA